The nucleotide sequence CGCTGTCTGTGGTTGAAGACCTGGGCTCCGGCGGCACCTGTCCGGTGGTTCAGGTGAACGACACCTATTATGAACTCATGACCGTAGAGAAAGTCGATGCGCTGATTGCATCACTTCAAAAGGGCGTCATGCCGCCTAAGGATGTCAATTACAATTTTGGGACCGAATGCGGCATTCTTTTCAAAAACAGGGGCAAATCCGATTCAGCGTCGATTGCGACCTACAAAAAAAGCGGCGGTTATGCAACCCTCAAGAAGGCCCGTGAAATGAAACCCGAACAGGTGCTGGCCCAAGTCAAGGCCGCCGAATTGCGCGGTAGGGGCGGCGCCGGATTTCCGGCCGGCTTGAAATGGAGCTTTCTTCCCAAAGGAGATGACCGCCCGGTCTATCTGATTTGCAATGCGGATGAAGGCGAGCCCGGCACGTTCAAAGATCGTGAGATCATGGAATACGACCCGCATCTCCTGATCGAGGGGATTGCCATTTCAGCCTATGCCATCGGCTCTAAAAAGGCGTTTATTTATATTCGCGGCGAGTTCGGCTGGATTGCGGACATCTTGGAAAAGGCCATCCAGGAGGCCCGGGCCGATAAGCAACTGGGGGCTCTTGATATCGTCGTTCACCGGGGTGCAGGATCCTATATCTGCGGAGAGGAAACCGCGTTGATTGAATCCCTGGAAGGCAAACGCGGCAACCCGCGCTTGAAACCTCCCTTTCCCGCCAATGTCGGCTTATACGGATGCCCCACCATCGTAAATAATGTTGAAACCCTGGCCTGTGTGCCGTTTATCATTGAAAAAGGCGCGGCGGAATTCAAGAAAATCGGAACCCCGAACAATTTCGGTCCCAGGCTTTATGGCGTCAGCGGGCACGTGCACAAGCCCGGTGTTTATGAATTTCCCATGGGCACACTCCTGACAAAGATACTTGCTGCGGCCGGCGGGGTAAACGGAACCCTGAAAGCCGTTATCGTCGGCGGCTTGTCGACGCCGATCATGAAGGCCGCCGAAATTAAGGACTTGAAGATGGATTTTGACTCCTGCCAGCAAGCCGGGACCATGCTGGGTTCCGCCGGCATTATCGTCATGAATGACACGGTTTCGATTCCCGAAATTGCGCTGCGGGCCATCAAGTTTTATGCGCACGAATCCTGCGGCCAGTGTGTGCCGTGTCGCGAAGGCTCGCATACCATCGTCGGTTATCTGCAAAAGCTGATCAACGGAAACGGGAACAAGGCCGATCTGGATGCGCTTGTCCATCTGTGTGAAAACATCCACGGGTTGACGCTCTGCCCGGGAGGAGACGCGTTTACCATGCCGCTTGCGGCGATGATTAATAAGTTCCGCAAGGAATTTGAAGAGTTGATAGGGTAAACCCTAACAAGGAGTTCATTATGAAAATCATCATCAAAGGCCGGGAGTTTGAGGCTAAAGAAGGCCGGACCGTGCTGGAAATTGCCAGGGAGAACGGGATCTACATTCCCACGCTTTGCTATCATGCCAGGACCGGTCCGGCCGGAAAATGCCGTGCCTGTGTGGTTGAGGTCGAAGGGATACGCGGGCTGCAGACCGCCTGTACCCTGGCGGTTAAAGACCAAATGAAGGTTGTCATTGATTCGGATAAAGTCCGTGAGGCCCAAAAACTGGTTGTCAATCTGCTTTTGTCCACCGGCAAACAC is from Candidatus Desulfatibia profunda and encodes:
- the nuoF gene encoding NADH-quinone oxidoreductase subunit NuoF — protein: MKTEEKRSAIESIVQKYPRKESAILPALYYLQRQNNNSLSEQDIKDVAAILNISMSTAYGVATYYTMFNKKPVGKYHLQVDTNISGMLMGALEIVAHLEKKLGIKVGETTPDGMFTLSVVEDLGSGGTCPVVQVNDTYYELMTVEKVDALIASLQKGVMPPKDVNYNFGTECGILFKNRGKSDSASIATYKKSGGYATLKKAREMKPEQVLAQVKAAELRGRGGAGFPAGLKWSFLPKGDDRPVYLICNADEGEPGTFKDREIMEYDPHLLIEGIAISAYAIGSKKAFIYIRGEFGWIADILEKAIQEARADKQLGALDIVVHRGAGSYICGEETALIESLEGKRGNPRLKPPFPANVGLYGCPTIVNNVETLACVPFIIEKGAAEFKKIGTPNNFGPRLYGVSGHVHKPGVYEFPMGTLLTKILAAAGGVNGTLKAVIVGGLSTPIMKAAEIKDLKMDFDSCQQAGTMLGSAGIIVMNDTVSIPEIALRAIKFYAHESCGQCVPCREGSHTIVGYLQKLINGNGNKADLDALVHLCENIHGLTLCPGGDAFTMPLAAMINKFRKEFEELIG